In Anser cygnoides isolate HZ-2024a breed goose chromosome Z, Taihu_goose_T2T_genome, whole genome shotgun sequence, a genomic segment contains:
- the ARSK gene encoding arylsulfatase K isoform X2: protein MKRHGAVFLNAYTNSPICCPSRAAMWSGLFTHLTESWNNFKGLDPDYVTWMDLMEKHGYQTQKYGKLDYTSGHHSVSNRVEAWTRDVDFLLRQEGRPVVNLTGDRRHVRVMEADWRNTDKAVAWIREEAINLTQPFALYLGLNLPHPYPSPYAGENFGSSTFLTSPYWLEKVMYEAIKIPKWSSLSEMHPVDYYSSYTKNCTGQFTKQEVKNIRAFYYAMCAETDAMLGEIISALRDTGLLKETIVIFTSDHGELAMEHRQFYKMSMYEGSSHVPLLVMGPGIKEQQQISNMVSLVDIYPTMLDIAGIPVPQNLSGYSLIPLLQGKAEDEVSPRGPRPSWVLSEFHGCNVNASTYMLRTDKWKYIAYSDGHSVLPQLFDLSADPDELTNVAVKFPVIVNSLDKILRSVVNYPKVSSYVQDYNKKQFISWKQSLGKNYSAVIANLRWHQDWLKEPKKYENAIDKWLSQRELIK, encoded by the exons ctaTGTGGAGCGGTCTTTTCACTCATTTAACAGAGTCTTGGAATAACTTCAAAGGTCTAGATCCAGATTATGTAACGTGGATGGATCTCATGGAGAAGCATGGCTACCAGACACAGAAGTATGGGAAATTGGATTATACTTCTGGACATCATTCAGTGAG TAACCGTGTGGAAGCCTGGACTAGGGATGTTGACTTCCTGCTACGGCAAGAAGGGAGACCTGTGGTAAATCTTACTGGCGATAGGAGGCACGTGAGAGTGATGGAAGCAGATTGGCGGAATACTGACAAAGCAGTGGCTTGGATACGGGAAGAGGCCATTAACCTTACTCAGCCATTTGCTCTTTACTTGGGACTAAATTTACCACATCCCTATCCATCACCTTATGCAGGAGAAAATTTTGGTTCCTCTACATTTTTAACGTCTCCCTATTGGCTTGAAAAG GTAATGTATGAAGCTATTAAAATTCCCAAGTGGTCTTCTCTTTCAGAGATGCATCCAGTAGACTATTATTCGTCCTACACCAAGAATTGCACAGGACAGTTTACAAAGcaagaagtgaaaaatattagAGCATTTTATTATGCTATGTGTGCAGAGACAGATGCTATGCTTG gtgAGATTATTTCAGCTCTGAGAGATACTGGGCTTCTTAAAGAAACAATTGTTATATTCACTTCTGATCATGGAGAACTTGCTATGGAGCACCGGCAGTTCTACAAAATGAGCATGTATGAAGGAAGTTCCCATGTTCCTCTTTTAGTTATGGGGCCAGGCAtaaaagaacagcagcaaataTCAAACATGGTGTCTCTTGTGGATATATATCCTACTATGCTTG ATATAGCAGGAATTCCTGTCCCACAGAACCTCAGTGGATATTCTCTTATACCGCTGCTACAGGGAAAGGCCGAAGATGAAGTGTCACCCAGAGGGCCTCGGCCCTCGTGGGTGTTGAGTGAGTTCCACGGGTGCAATGTGAATGCTTCCACATACATGCTTCGAACTGATAAATGGAAGTATATCGCGTACTCAGATGGCCATTCAGTACTTCCACAACTGTTCG ACCTTTCTGCTGATCCAGATGAGCTGACAAATGTTGCCGTAAAATTCCCAGTAATTGTAAATTCCCTGGACAAAATACTTCGCTCTGTAGTAAACTACCCAAAGGTTTCTTCTTATGTTCAGGACtataacaaaaaacaatttatcAGCTGGAAACAAAGTTTGGGCAAGAATTACTCAGCTGTTATTGCCAACCTTAGATGGCATCAAGATTGGTTAAAGGAACCAAAAAAATATGAGAACGCAATTGACAAGTGGCTGAGTCAGAgagaattaataaaataa